In Microbacterium pumilum, the following proteins share a genomic window:
- a CDS encoding phage tail protein: MSDASAAPTTPPAPAAAQPLFEAPFGASNFKLVIGKLAVGHFTECSGPRVTIDTVEYREAGQSQVVHHIPTLASYETLYLRQGLTRQTELWDWFAATLRGEIRRLAVSIILLDSRGTTPVVQWDLAGSFPVSFAGARLQATARDVYIHEFGLKYEGIERVGSANA, encoded by the coding sequence GCCGGCCCCGGCTGCGGCCCAGCCTCTGTTCGAGGCACCGTTCGGAGCGAGCAACTTCAAGCTGGTGATCGGCAAGCTCGCCGTCGGGCACTTCACCGAGTGCTCGGGTCCGCGGGTGACGATCGACACCGTCGAGTATCGCGAGGCAGGTCAGTCGCAGGTGGTGCACCACATCCCCACCCTTGCCAGCTACGAGACGCTGTACCTGCGGCAGGGGCTGACCCGCCAGACGGAGCTGTGGGATTGGTTCGCAGCCACGCTCCGGGGCGAGATCCGGCGACTCGCGGTCTCCATCATCCTGCTGGACTCACGCGGTACGACACCGGTCGTGCAGTGGGATCTTGCCGGGTCGTTTCCGGTGAGCTTCGCGGGTGCCCGCCTCCAGGCGACCGCCCGCGACGTCTACATCCACGAGTTCGGGCTGAAGTACGAGGGCATCGAGAGGGTGGGTTCGGCCAATGCCTGA